Genomic window (Gavia stellata isolate bGavSte3 chromosome 35, bGavSte3.hap2, whole genome shotgun sequence):
tgtgtcctgcaaagtacttcactgtgtggagcatcctccagaaaagccgtaataaatccatagaaataattttgggtttcAGGGGGTCTGCCAAGCCCGGCCAGGCTTGTTCCTGACATCAGGTATATGCACTATCCCGTCCCATATCATTTGCCCGACGTCTTGCTCGGCTGCGGTGGGTTCGTGCCTCCGCCctggtccctgcttgctgctcctgggagggagcgtggTGCTGCCCCGAGGTTTCGCtcaacctcctccagctccaggatggagagctgatgtTGAGGTTCACGGCAGAAGGtccccaaaggcttttcctgccacGCAGCCGCCAGCGTGgagtggggctcagcaccgtgCCCGAAGCATGGCCCCCTCCTGACTCTGCCCCGCCACGTCCCCGTGCAGCCCGTCTCTGGGCTGAGACAGCCGAGAAatcctgggggggacatggcaatgtccctgcgtgggctggtagagagccagaagggagctcgtctggacaaatacagaagaacgaGGCACATTGTAATAGTGAGGCTGCCCAATCGTCaccctttatttgctgaaaaccagactgctgggtgcctgtcagcaagcactcattactctggtttgatttcttcagagattggtagtacagaagggaggaaaaggcactcaccttctgcaaagagaaccgTTCCCCGAAAAGCCggaccttcctcctttgctccagtgatttccgatttcagttttacaagcaattactgctttcagcctcccaacaaaagcagcttcgaAGCAGCCAACCGGAGCTTTGTGCTTAGGAAATAGTGCTAAGCGGAACAACTCTGGCTGCTCCAAAACTCCAAAGTGAGCGATGCAAAGCTCggcatccccttgcccagcccagttttgacaatgtgatgttttgcaggCACCTGTCAGCAGCGGAGAAGGAcggagagggaaggcaaagcgtttgcaagtgctggtgcccatgctgggatgggataaactgctttccggaggcttctccccttcctgctccatcccatcccaaggcCACAGGTCCGCAACCCCACAGCTCTACGAAACCCTtaactcctccagcaatttcctcaacaaaataagCGCTCCGAGTCCATTTGAGTGGCCTAACCGGGACCGAGTGAGTTCTGAGCGGGGCCCTTTCCTTCGGTGGCATCTCCGCGCAAGGCTTGCCGCGATTTCGaggatgctgcaacagaagggCCATGGGACGCTGAGAGCATCTTGCCGCAGAGACGGAGGTGCTcacttgtcctgtttcctcctatGTTTCCTCCTAATGCGTATTTTGCCCCGTAAGGCGTATTTTCCCCAAGGCTTTGCACCTCACTCGtattttggcagcttgtgcttttaaatacacccaAACGCTGCTTATGCCTTTCGGCCCAGCAGGATGCGGCATTTACACCCCTTTTCTCTATTCCGGCTAGTTTTTGcccaaaacagagctggtttctcccCATCCACTAAGTTTTCCAAGCGGGAAGAGTCCTGGGGTGCGTGGCTTTAAATAACTGCCTGGATACGCATCACCGATTGTGATGCCATAAACGGTCACTTGTTGTGTCTCTGGAGTTGGTGCACACTGGGTGCCACTGAGCTCCTCTCGGTGAGAGCTGTCCAGGTGTCCCGGGGGACTCTGGCCCCCTGATTGATCTGGAGGTTCAATTATCCCCCCAAACCGGTGACCGACGTGAGGATGAACCAGAACGGGGCttacaaaatgacacttctggaagagttacaggtagcacagccgaagggctgagcatcccccaaacagggggaaaactctccccgaaatcccattggcatttccctggagggcagaaggatgggcagggggagatgctttgcactggggagggctgccaggggcaggtttAGCATCCCTGGTCGCAGCACGGAGGCAAAACGGTGtctaagagagaaggagacttgcCGGCAGGACGCAAGGGAGCTCTAGACGCCCAGCCCCaacttttaccttcttctcattGCTAAACAGAGGCATGACGAGGAGGCACTGATtgaccaggggagaaggagcaacaGTGCCAAGATTCActatgagaaggaggagttggaaggtgagtctctgctgagatgctggtagAGGGGCCACCAGCCCGGCGCCTTTTCCCGTTGCACAAAGTCCCTACAATGTCCCTCACTCGGTGTGACATCATGTGCAGCAAAACGTGCCATGCttcttaataaagcagcacagttattttcacgtgttttaatattacggcttttcaacagagggaaaaagccccCGCGGAGGTCACGGTGTGAGCTTTAGCCATGGGGCTGGATAATTCACGGCTTGTTTACtcgcagaggctgctcctggcttggagaggtctggagaataattggacagctgcaggcacgaggctgtgcttttcttcttttcttctggagttccTTATCATGGGACTGATTGGATCTTCTCTTGTCGCCTTGTGccatacaaagattttaaaaagaattcccttctgtcactgcttaATGAGCAAGGCTGAGTGTTGGCCAGCCCAAGCTGGAATTTGAGAAGACGTTGGATGCTTTCAGGGCACTTTTGGGGGAGCCATCACTTGTTGTTGCACTGTTGTTGCAAAATTCGAGTaaaacaggcttggaaaaaaggagaggtctgtgacattcagggatccagtgaaaacaaaattggtgtttcctcctgggatggctgcactgatttaaccGTGGCATCTGTGTCATCCATCTCCCCAATATCGTGAGcgatgcaaatgctgcttttttgcaggccACCGGACCCTGTACGCCGGCGTGCAGATGCCGCCGGTGGGGCAATGCCACCGGCATCACCGAccccacaagcagaagcatcgggaacaggaggaggactgtgcccCGACGGAGCAGGGCTACCACTGTAAGTCCCGCCACCACGTTCATTAAACTCCTTGGGGCTACATGGGCACTGGGGTCTTCTGCAAGCAGGTCCATGTGGCTAGTTTGAgtgacttgctgttcttccgagggaaagtggcattatttaacaagaccctcttttttaaaactttcatctttttttttttgaggtagttaAATGTATAATGGATTTAGGCTCATCTTCCTTAGCGggatgcctgctttaaaaatggaaatgtgggtaaggaaagctgcccatccttgtgcaggggtggaatagatgcttctccttctccgtggctctgtgcaagccccaacagagccaggggagaggggccggcccAATATTTGTGGCTGAACTGGTGCCGATCTGATGCCCGCTTTGCAAGTGAGCGTGATGGGCCATATTCGAGCGTGGTAACGGGACGGGTCTCTGTGTtctgcccccaggcaccccgtcCCAGCGGGTGCAGTTCATCCTCAGGACCAAGGAGGACGAGCAGCATGTCCCTCACGCCTTGTTCACCGAGCTGGATGAGATCTGCGTGAAAGAGGGCGAAGATGCCGAGTGGAAGGAAACGGCAAGGtaaatccctgctgctggctgcggtGGGAGAGGAGTTCCTGTGCGCCGGCAGAGCCCGCGGGCTCTGTTTTCCACTCCTCAGGACGcgaagcttttgcagctgcaggtgcCGATGGGAGGAGCCGTCTCCCCTTGCTACCTGTAGCTCTGTTAAAGGggttggagagctggggctgtttccttGCAATGGGGCTGACCACACCTGATGTCCACAGGTGGCTGAAGTTTGAGGAGGATGTGGAAGACGGCGGCGAGCGCTGGAGCAAGCCCTATGTGGCCACgctgtccttgcacagcctctttgagctgaggagctgcatcatcaatggcacggtgctgctggaCATTAGTGCCAACAGCATCGAAGAGATCGCAGGTACTGTGGGTGCCGCGTCCCTCCGGGAACGGCCGAGCTTGGCTCGCCGCTGTGCCCTTCCTTCCTAGATCAAaccctgcctcattttcctgtgccatgcCCAGATCTGATCGTgggccagcaagaacagctcacgGAGTTTGACGAGCGCACGCGGGCAAAAATTGGagaagttcttttgaagaagcaccaccatcagaacgagaagaaaagaaacagcctgCTCCCCATCGTCCGCTCGTTTACTGATGTGAGCAAGAAGCGGTCGGACCTGCACCTCCTCGACAAGCCAGGTGAGggttcctgcagggctttggcacccggtgaaggtttctgcagggctttggcagcagatgagggtttctgcagggctttggccccATTAGGTTTGtcctagcaaaggagaagcatccCAATTGCTCCTTGTCCGTCTTTCTGagtgactttcttttttctaccagctcaaacacttacccctcatccttctcccaccactgtggaagctaaaaatggggTGAACCATGAGACCAGCACAACGGATTTAAGCAAGGTGAGACACTCATAGCTTTCTTAGGCCTTCAGGGCCGAATTTGCTGTTGcaaccttggctgcagagggagctgcagggtgctgtgggctttgcttttggggtaattgcctgaaaatggcTTGTTGTGCCCAGGCGGAgctgcacttcatgaagaaaattcccagcgGGGCTGAAGCGTCCAACGTGCTCGTaggagagctggatttccttCGCCAGCCCATCGTGGCATTTGTCCGCCTGACCCCGGCTGTCCTCCTCTCGGGCATGACGGAAGTTCCCATCCCAACAAGGTCTGAAcgagaagcacaaagtttttatttcaaacccccccaacaaaacatcaGATGGCATGCACCAGTTTGGCATCCCAAGGGAACAAGGCCAGCGGGAGCCAGCACGTTTCTGCCAGCCACgtctccttgccttcatttcccccttccctgctgtagcttttaaacccATTGGCCAACGTAAATGAGAGTTggccccaaaatgaaatttgcgatgggttttgatgaatttccaaTTCATCACCGGAGTCGGTGAgcctccgtgtcccctctcgagccgtgctctgggctgggagctgccagggatttcCTTGGGTGCTCTTTGAGCCATGACACGTTcgtctctctccttttgtttgtctcgcccaggttcctgtttgttttgcttggaccagaaggaaaagcccatcagTACCATGAGATCGGCAGGTCCATGGCTACTATCATGACGGATGAGGTGCGACGTGAGAAGGGATATCTCTGggtcatttttggctttcttcacctctccctgtctctgtagtaGTGAGGAAGAGCGtttgctgtccccgctgccggcagctctccaaatagcCCACCCTTCGTTCGcaccccaaagcaaacacgCACGTTTGCATCCCCCCACAtcctggaggctgaaatcccacccggggtgcatcctgcacctcgtccttctccccggggtccccagcacGCTGTCCCCAGTGGTGGCATTGCCAGGGCCAGTAAAACTTGTCCTCTCTAAGCAACAGGCTGCGGTGTGccatgggggatggggggcctcgtggaggagaggattacaaggaacacgatggacagatttttccttttgggggaatacttcctgccattgccagcaggaaatttgggggaaattatCTTGCGTTTAGCCAAGTGCTTATTGCACTGCTTAGGGCATGCGAGATGGGttgtcctctgagcaggttGTCTCCTACGGGCAGGTTTTCCATGACGTCGCCTATAAAGCCAAGAACCGGGCTGACCTCGTGGCCGGCATCGATGAGTTTCTGGATCAGGTCACGGTCTTGCCGCCTGGAGAGTGGGATCCATCGATCCGAATCGAGCCCCCGAAAAACGTCCCTtcgcaggtgggtgctgcggtggagggaggtgcgagggggacgggcaggacggcaggcagctggggacgCTGTTCAGGGCTCCAGATTCACCAGGTCCCTGTTTGACACAGTCACATGGccagaccagaagcaaaacaagccagtggttacaaatagctgtctgtcttatttccatttgaacaggaaaaaaggaagatgccaggAGCTCTCGATGACAGTGCTTCTGACAGTGAGCCGGAGAAGCACAGCGGTCCTGAACTGGAGCGGACGGGAAGGTGCAAGCTTTGatagtttggggtgttttttttctgcttgcctcccaaatctgagcatgcaccttgcctttgagcaggtttttggggttAGTTGGTTCAGTGAAGGGGCTCCACATGCCCATctgggtccctgggctgggcaggtgggagatgtgggcagctgggctcagccacagcatcagtgcacacaggttttcttgatttggggtggaagcagatgtgcaaatacctccaggtagagccctgctgcttctcagagcaaggGAGTGTTGCAGTAAGAGGGGATGGGCTCTCAGGttaggtcttgttttttcttttttcttctttttatttttgttgttggagggcattttggcgtgcctcagtttctagtgggtgtaaaaagggagaaggagacggcttcttttcagcactgaaaattactccatgcttgtgattgcccttctgcagccaagaaaagtccatgtggtcttgcaggagaactgtctctattttgtccttcttccaggctctttGGAGGTTTGATCCTGGATGTGAAGCGAAAAGCCCCGTGGTTCTGGAGCGACTTTCGGGAtggtctgaggctgcagtgtctggcgtccttcctcttcctctactgtgcctgcatgtcccctgtcatcaccttcgggggactgctgggggaggcgaccGATGGCCACATAGTGAGCAGCTCCCTCTGTTGGGTGGCACGGGGGAGgataaaactcatgcaaaagtccttgctgcagtgagtttgctctgggttttttttccccctaatgctttctgtactcactgctgcctctcttccccggaCAGAGTGCCATGGAGTCGCTGCTGGGCGCCTCCATGACCGGCgtggtgttttccctctttgctggccaACCTCTCACCATCCTCGGCAGCACCGGACCCGTGCTCGTCTTTGAGAAGATcctctacaaattctgcaagtaaggctggttgctgcggccgggtgctgtgagagccttcagaaggcagcggggatggagaaaagatgtttgtctttcatttctctcagcggCAGTTGTTCGATTGAAGTTGTCTTGTGTGTCACAgatgctgcacgctgctgctttAGTATGTGATGGTGCGAGAGCCCTGGCTCTCTGAAGGATGGATGGggtcatttgggggttttaggcttaaagcgaagcagctggaggaggagaaaccacaaggatgtggatgcccaagatgggctgcacaaggaagaggagacaaatcactctggtttgggaatgggggaagatttgcttccctctgagtACAAAACAAGGCACTTCTTAGCCTGATtgttgctggaagtggaaatacagtttgctcaggtaGCCAAATAgtctactgctgaaatgttgtgagtttggatgatttcattgaaaaagtaggagtttttcatgtgaaatgggtattttccatgacagtccttctgctgtgatgacttcgatgtgagatgaaccacccttattgcaatttaaatttatcattaagcCCCAACTTGGAGCCTCTTGCTGGCCTTTCcacccttggttttattttggtttcccaggGAGTACACGCTCTCCTATCTCTCTCTGCGGGCATGCATCGGGCTGTGGACCGCCTTCTTCTGCATCGTGCTGGTGGCCACCGACGCCAGCTCTTTGGTGTGCTACATCACCCGCTTCACCGAAGAAGCCTTCGCCTCCctcatctgcctcatcttcatctaCGAGGCTCTAGAGAAGCTGAGTCACCTGCGGGAGACCTaccctgtgcacatgcacagccagcTCGACTTCCTCACCATcgactagtgggttttttcctcctaaaacgcccctgccccttggcaggagctcagggctgcacctgcatCGCCTCTCCCTTACCCGTGtcttggcttctctcctcccagctgtaagtGTGAGGCACCGACGCATCCCAGCAATGAAACCCTGCGTTTCTGGGAGAGCAACAAGATCAACGTGTCTGGCATCGCCTGGGAAAACCTCACGGTGACCGTAAGTGCCCCGAGCCACTGCTTCCTCGTGCCGCGGCCACGGGGCCCAGGGGCATTCGCGTGGTGCGCAAGTCGGAGCCCTTCAGGTGGTGAtgggcttccagctgtgctagtgctgctctgaaaagtcattgcttacatctaatgggtggttttaacccgcttggtcctgggaaggagagtCCACCTTGTCCAGTCCACCTTGTGCCCAACATCGTGGGTAATAACTGTCTGCCTCCTCAACGCGGTGGCAGGACAATATTTCTGACcggcagcagaaataacccccTCGTTAT
Coding sequences:
- the LOC132320392 gene encoding electroneutral sodium bicarbonate exchanger 1-like, whose protein sequence is MPPVGQCHRHHRPHKQKHREQEEDCRGNGTGLCVLPPGTPSQRVQFILRTKEDEQHVPHALFTELDEICVKEGEDAEWKETARWLKFEEDVEDGGERWSKPYVATLSLHSLFELRSCIINGTVLLDISANSIEEIADLIVGQQEQLTEFDERTRAKIGEVLLKKHHHQNEKKRNSLLPIVRSFTDVSKKRSDLHLLDKPAQTLTPHPSPTTVEAKNGVNHETSTTDLSKAELHFMKKIPSGAEASNVLVGELDFLRQPIVAFVRLTPAVLLSGMTEVPIPTRFLFVLLGPEGKAHQYHEIGRSMATIMTDEVFHDVAYKAKNRADLVAGIDEFLDQVTVLPPGEWDPSIRIEPPKNVPSQEKRKMPGALDDSASDSEPEKHSGPELERTGRLFGGLILDVKRKAPWFWSDFRDGLRLQCLASFLFLYCACMSPVITFGGLLGEATDGHISAMESLLGASMTGVVFSLFAGQPLTILGSTGPVLVFEKILYKFCKEYTLSYLSLRACIGLWTAFFCIVLVATDASSLVCYITRFTEEAFASLICLIFIYEALEKLSHLRETYPVHMHSQLDFLTIDYCKCEAPTHPSNETLRFWESNKINVSGIAWENLTVTECRYLHGEFQGPACGPNGPYTPDVLFWCCILFFSTFVLSSLLKKFKTSRYFPTRVRSTVSDFAVFLTIVVMVLMDFMIGIPSPKLHVPHMFKPTRDDRGWFISPVGPNPWWTVLAALIPALLCTILIFMDQQITAVIVNRKEHRLKKGCGYHLDLFMVAVMLGVCSVMGLPWFVAATVLSITHVNSLKVESECAAPGEQPKFLGIREQRVTGSMIFVLMGCSVFFTSVLKFIPMPVLYGVFLYMGVSSLGEIQFFDRLKLFWMPAKHQPDFIYLRHVPLRKVHFFTVIQLICLVLLWAIKVSRAAIVFPMMVLALVFVRKAMDFCFSKRELSFLDDLMPESKKKKLDGAKNEANEEEVVRLAPSV